In Gadus chalcogrammus isolate NIFS_2021 chromosome 11, NIFS_Gcha_1.0, whole genome shotgun sequence, a single window of DNA contains:
- the tmem230b gene encoding transmembrane protein 230b — MPIRNLVSNGDTADKVRYSRLPSHDDGYIDLQFKRSPPKVPYKAIALATFLFLIGSLLIVIGSLLLAGYFGVTNSDRTVPVLIIGILVFLPGFYHLRIAYYASKGYRGYSYDDIPDFDD; from the exons ATGCCTATCCGTAACCTCGTGTCTAACGGGGACACCGCCGACAAAGTGAGGTACTCCCGGCTCCCCAGTCATGATGACGGCTACATTGATCTGCAG TTCAAAAGAAGCCCACCTAAAGTCCCCTACAAGGCCATTGCCCTCGCCACATTCCTGTTCCTGATTGGGTCGTTGCTGATCGTCATTGGCTCCCTGTTGTTGGCGGGGTACTTTGGTGTCACA AACAGCGACCGGACTGTTCCCGTCCTGATCATCGGGATCCTGGTGTTCCTGCCCGGGTTTTACCACCTCCGGATCGCCTACTATGCATCAAAGGGTTACCGTGGTTACTCGTATGACGACATTCCGGACTTTGACGACTGA